The Drosophila teissieri strain GT53w chromosome X, Prin_Dtei_1.1, whole genome shotgun sequence genome has a segment encoding these proteins:
- the LOC122623595 gene encoding translation initiation factor eIF-2B subunit epsilon yields MAQFEKEIVQAVLIADNNVWNFKPLSDEGSTALLPLVNVRMLDYALMALNRSGVEEVFVYTSLYRSSIREHIRAGIATDAAWSFKMTVHVIGDEGCRCFGDAMRDLDNKALIRGNFILLGADTVTNADLRPVLEQHKRQAKFDKGTAATLVFKECANNVRTGNELLIAVDRRNDRLHYHQRLRMHHKESRYQIPLDVFLGNSCVALHHNLLDPQIAIGSPSMLSLFNDNFDFQTRDDFVRGLLINEELLDSRIYVAMLPAAQYAHKVNNWPAYQLVSRDIINRWAYPFVPDIGLYKLQQQYVFHKDNIYKSPEAHVSKVALLQNVVIQAGSHVDSGTVISDSVIGANCRIGKNCRLTNAYLMAGVTVMDNCKLEHCVVGDGAFINVDCDVSAGCVLGAKSVLPAKTTLAKTLITSSPSRRRSEDEVAVELKSIGPNAYIVSDLTTGDPEDSDGEDLLPQQPLCIPKMGDLLAPLDEISYCSDFSEDDEDGSRAVTPLPDDTNIFLGEVIDSLTRGFREKSNPDFLVLEINSSRYAYNMSLKEVNFNVVKAVFGMQSIVEPANNNVLVAINAAFKQLGPVVSNYIKSEDAMMDCLKALEDVYEENHLVREKISQIVHYLYDKDFVSESAIQAWFEQLDEEEHAHLRQSLAKLVAWLDQSSEEDDDDDDEEDDD; encoded by the exons ATGGCCCAATTCGAGAAGGAGATCGTGCAGGCGGTGCTGATCGCCGACAACAATGTGTGGAACTTCAAGCCCCTCTCCGACGAGGGCTCCACG GCTCTGCTGCCCCTGGTCAACGTGCGGATGCTGGACTATGCGCTCATGGCGCTGAATCGCAGCGGCGTGGAGGAGGTGTTCGTGTACACCAGCCTCTACCGGTCGAGCATACGGGAGCACATCAG GGCCGGCATTGCCACGGACGCAGCGTGGTCCTTCAAGATGACCGTCCATGTGATCGGCGACGAGGGCTGTCGCTGCTTTGGCGATGCCATGCGGGATCTGGACAACAAGGCGCTGATCCGTGGCAACTTTATACTGCTTGGCGCCGATACGGTGACCAATGCCGATCTGCGCCCGGTGCTGGAGCAGCACAAGCGGCAGGCCAAGTTCGACAAGGGCACCGCCGCCACGCTGGTGTTCAAGGAGTGTGCCAACAATGTGCGCACTGGCAACGAGCTGCTGATCGCCGTGGACCGCCGCAACGACCGGCTGcactaccaccagcggctgcGGATGCACCACAAGGAGTCACGCTACCAAATACCCCTGGACGTCTTCCTGGGCAACTCGTGTGTGGCGCTGCACCACAACCTCTTGGATCCGCAGATTGCCATTGGCTCGCCCTCAATGCTGTCGCTGTTCAACGACAACTTTGACTTTCAGACGCGTGATGACTTCGTCCGCGGTCTGCTGATAAACGAAGAGCTGCTGGACAGCAGGATATATGTGGCCATGCTGCCGGCAGCCCAGTACGCGCACAAGGTGAACAACTGGCCGGCCTACCAGCTGGTCAGCCGGGACATCATCAACCGGTGGGCCTACCCATTCGTACCGGACATTGGCCTTtacaagctgcagcagcagtacgTCTTCCACAAGGACAACATCTACAAGAGCCCCGAGGCGCATGTCTCGAAAGTGGCTTTGCTGCAGAACGTGGTCATCCAAGCTGGCAGTCACGTCGACAGTGGGACCGTGATTAGTGACAGCGTGATTGGCGCCAATTGCCGGATTGGCAAGAACTGTCGACTGACCAATGCGTACCTCATGGCCGGTGTCACCGTCATGGACAACTGCAAACTGGAACACTGCGTGGTGGGCGATGGCGCCTTCATCAACGTGGATTGCGACGTAAGCGCGGGCTGTGTGCTCGGCGCTAAAAGCGTGCTGCCTGCCAAGACAACGTTGGCGAAGACCCTCATCACCAGCTCGCCCAGCAGACGGCGCAGCGAGGATGAGGTTGCAGTGGAGCTGAAGAGCATCGGTCCGAATGCCTACATTGTCAGCGATTTGACGACGGGTGATCCCGAAGACTCGGATGGCGAGGACTTGTTGCCGCAGCAACCGCTCTGTATACCTAAAATGGGAGACTTGCTGGCGCCGCTGGACGAGATCAGCTACTGCAGCGATTTCagcgaggacgacgaggacggCTCGCGAGCAGTGACGCCGCTGCCCGATGACACAAACA TTTTCCTGGGAGAAGTAATCGATTCCTTGACACGGGGCTTCCGGGAGAAGTCCAATCCTGACTTCCTTGTCCTCGAAATCAACTCCTCGCGCTATGCGTACAACATGTCCCTCAAGGAAGTTAACTTCAACGTGGTGAAGGCCGTTTTCGGCATGCAGAGCATCGTGGAACCGGCCAACAACAACGTACTAGTCGCCATAAACGCCGCCTTCAAGCAATTGGGACCTGTGGTATCCAACTACATTAAAAGCGAGGATGCCATGATGGATTGTCTCAAGGCGCTGGAG GATGTGTACGAGGAGAATCATTTGGTGAGGGAGAAGATCTCGCAGATCGTGCACTATCTGTACGACAAGGACTTTGTGTCCGAGAGTGCCATCCAGGCCTGGTTCGAGCAGttggacgaggaggagcatGCACACCTGCGCCAAAGCCTCGCAAAGCTCGTGGCCTGGCTGGATCAGTCCAGCGAGGaagatgatgacgacgacgacgaggaggacgatgaCTAA
- the LOC122624937 gene encoding uncharacterized protein LOC122624937: MSVAVAHKGRGRKAASAVSASAIRRQSALSEEDEAIDVRPMEHDDEINRDDLDIDDGDEEEEEEEEEHVDEEDDDEEPDSNETSEPEEQVEPPAFSLATLGLQRVGSAPPPKPKVQKAPILTLNARGMPARIRKRNRLFYDENIINDDKPLRMSLAPKKMPGRPPLSAGGGSAQKIPLTPSKVLKKRKGVVSRYMRSSEQASNSNSGSSQQQQQQLGKNKKTPSKSQSVGSKLGSGGLKTGRGAHFIGKGSAAAAAAAAAAEEEASQAEAAALANKRLGQSIGLRLRNLLKLPKAHKWAIAEWFYSYIDKPLFECRDEFMNHVNELAPRLGTRSLNRHEWVNIRRRMGRPRRCSANFFSEERKELDRKRQLIRTLQSRKPGEFKDSMLLSDMPEKIPMPLPLGTKVTARLRTPQDGIFAGTVAAYDSLNAMYRVTFERPGLGTHAIPDYEIVSENFHEMLPLHSFTKDFRPNLMSIYQTNNLGFTTNLGFTANLTNNYLQKKDKGVGGAGAAAAAGSYYSKPQKHLASNNAAARNALSMKLNKSDPLLGQDSVGESPIRQQLARHHAYSSSLLEHLVRLEKYIAVKADRIQRLNKMNATAELAMGEMISQDENGDRHRRQIADNFQRQYAFNIVSIERINGELMFELTKVQEMSSSLTRNPNVQAMISPTYLREECRAKASQTVDDINKGMVKNTRMIKLLKNLTTLLIVTQNLGGDCDVSEVNKVLEGCLEEVRSNLFCSENSEVFQKSVQVRLEYIAMDISRSLEESSLNRLADGNDDMKSLKSEEEMDEDHVQDHKHGEDEEPAADTSKTKAKARPKPAEAKDHSDVDKKGLNNQHMDTDTEKDEKLESDGSENAEYVNQQRPDDDQDTEEQHLDHEEQSLNPAVTEDTQITIESMKESDEEFLSAAETEEDDMVGLEPLIMEGEEEEEFAYEKQL; this comes from the coding sequence ATGTCCGTCGCCGTAGCCCACAAAGGACGGGGCAGGAAGGCAGCATCTGCCGTATCCGCCTCTGCAATCCGGAGGCAGTCCGCCCTCAGCGAGGAGGATGAGGCCATTGACGTCCGGCCGATGGAGCACGACGATGAGATCAATCGCGATGATCTCGATATCGACGACGGCgacgaagaggaggaagaggaggaggaggagcacgTCGACgaagaggacgacgacgaggagccGGACAGCAACGAGACCAGCGAACCCGAGGAGCAGGTAGAGCCACCGGCCTTCAGCCTAGCGACGCTGGGACTCCAACGCGTGGGCAGCGCCCCGCCGCCCAAGCCCAAAGTCCAGAAGGCACCCATCCTGACCCTAAACGCCCGCGGAATGCCCGCTCGCATACGTAAGAGAAATCGTCTCTTCTACGACGAGAACATCATCAACGATGACAAGCCGCTGCGCATGAGCTTGGCACCCAAGAAAATGCCCGGCCGACCACCGCTGTCCGCCGGCGGAGGCTCTGCCCAGAAGATCCCGCTCACCCCATCGAAGGTGCTGAAGAAGCGCAAGGGCGTGGTCTCCCGCTACATGCGTTCCAGCGAGCAGGCATCCAACTCCAATTCGGGCAgcagtcagcagcagcagcagcagttgggcAAGAACAAGAAGACGCCATCGAAGAGTCAGTCGGTAGGCAGCAAGCTGGGCTCCGGAGGACTGAAAACGGGGCGGGGTGCCCATTTCATTGGAAAGGGTtccgctgcagctgcggctgcagcagcggccgcCGAGGAGGAAGCCAGCCAAGCGGAGGCTGCAGCGCTGGCGAACAAGCGATTGGGCCAGTCCATTGGCCTGAGGCTGCGCAATCTCCTCAAGCTGCCCAAGGCGCACAAATGGGCCATTGCCGAGTGGTTCTACTCGTACATTGACAAGCCACTTTTCGAATGCCGCGACGAGTTCATGAACCATGTTAACGAGCTGGCGCCCAGGCTGGGCACCCGCAGCCTCAATCGCCACGAGTGGGTGAATATCAGGCGGAGGATGGGCAGGCCGCGGCGCTGTTCCGCCAACTTTTTCAGTGAGGAGCGCAAGGAGCTGGACCGCAAACGCCAGCTGATCCGGACGCTGCAGTCGCGGAAGCCAGGCGAGTTCAAGGACTCTATGTTGCTGTCGGACATGCCGGAGAAGATACCCATGCCACTGCCGCTGGGCACCAAGGTCACTGCCAGATTAAGAACTCCCCAGGACGGGATCTTTGCGGGCACAGTGGCCGCCTACGACTCACTGAACGCCATGTACCGAGTGACCTTCGAACGGCCCGGCTTGGGCACCCATGCCATCCCAGACTACGAGATTGTGTCGGAGAACTTTCACGAGATGCTGCCGCTGCACAGCTTCACCAAAGACTTCCGGCCGAACCTGATGAGCATCTATCAAACTAACAATCTCGGCTTCACCACCAATCTGGGCTTCACGGCCAATCTTACCAACAACTATCTGCAGAAGAAGGACAAGGGCGTCGGCGGTGCAggagcggcagcggcagcgggaTCGTACTACTCCAAACCGCAGAAGCACCTGGCCAGCAATAATGCGGCTGCGCGAAATGCGCTCAGCATGAAGCTGAACAAGAGCGATCCCCTGCTGGGACAGGATTCGGTGGGCGAGAGTCCCATACGGCAGCAGTTGGCGCGGCATCACGCCTACTCCAGCTCGCTGCTGGAGCATCTGGTGCGCCTGGAGAAGTACATTGCGGTGAAGGCGGATCGAATCCAGCGGCTGAACAAAATGAACGCCACCGCCGAGCTGGCCATGGGCGAGATGATAAGCCAGGACGAGAATGGTGATCGCCATCGCCGACAGATTGCAGACAACTTTCAGCGGCAGTATGCCTTCAATATCGTGTCCATCGAGCGCATCAACGGCGAGCTGATGTTCGAGCTCACCAAGGTGCAGGAGATGTCCTCCAGCCTGACACGCAATCCCAATGTCCAGGCCATGATCTCGCCAACATATTTGCGCGAAGAGTGCCGCGCCAAGGCGTCGCAAACGGTCGACGACATCAACAAGGGGATGGTAAAGAATACGCGGATGATAAAGCTGCTGAAGAACCTCACCACACTGCTGATCGTGACCCAGAATCTCGGCGGCGACTGCGACGTGAGCGAGGTTAACAAGGTGCTCGAAGGCTGCCTCGAGGAAGTGCGCAGCAATCTATTCTGCAGCGAGAACAGCGAGGTGTTCCAGAAGAGTGTTCAGGTGCGACTGGAGTACATAGCCATGGATATCAGCAGAAGCTTGGAGGAGAGCAGCTTGAATCGCCTGGCGGATGGCAACGATGACATGAAATCGCTGAAGTCCGAGGAGGAGATGGATGAGGACCATGTGCAGGATCACAAGCACGGGGAGGATGAGGAGCCCGCCGCAGACACCTCCAAGACGAAAGCgaaagccaggccaaaaccGGCTGAAGCGAAGGATCACAGCGACGTTGACAAGAAGGGCCTGAATAACCAGCACATGGACACAGACACGGAGAAGGATGAGAAGCTGGAATCCGACGGGTCGGAAAATGCAGAGTATGTGAACCAGCAGCGGCCAGACGATGATCAGGACACAGAGGAGCAGCACCTGGACCACGAGGAGCAGTCACTCAATCCGGCTGTCACCGAGGACACGCAGATCACCATCGAGTCGATGAAGGAATCCGATGAGGAGTTTCTATCGGCTGCCGAAACCGAGGAGGACGACATGGTCGGCTTGGAGCCCCTGATCATGGAAGgagaggaggaagaggagttTGCGTACGAGAAGCAGCTGTAG